A region of the Melospiza georgiana isolate bMelGeo1 chromosome Z, bMelGeo1.pri, whole genome shotgun sequence genome:
CGGGCCGGCCCCGGATAAATGGGGGGCGGCTCGGGCGGCGCCGCGGAGCCCTGgcggagccggagccggagcGCAGCGCGGCTCGGGCGGCACGGGCGGCACCGAGCGGGGCAGGATGCGCGGCGGGCGGCCCGCGGCGCTGCcgctgctggcgctgctggcgctgctgACGGCGCGGGGCGGAGCGGCGCCCCTGCAGCCCGGCGGGACCCCCGCGCTCACCAAGATCTACCCCCGCGGCAGCCACTGGGCTGTGGGTAAGTGCGGTTCAACTCCTGCAAAGGCACCGAACGCGCGGTTCCCGCGTCCCGTGCCGAGGCAGGGTAAGTCTTAACCCTCACCTTCTCCGTCCGCTTTTATTCCAGCGAATCTGACCAATAGCCTCTCTCTATCTCCAGACAAAGCGCTTGGTAATCGCTGCTCCTCTCTCAGCCACGTTTTCTCTGACCATGTAACTTGTATAAGAGACAGAAGAAATTAATAGTACCCTATGACACTGACAAAATCTTCACTCCCAGTAGTGCTACAACTATCTacccccttcccttcccttcccttcccttcccttcccttcccttcccttcccttcccttcccttcccttcccttcccttcccttcccttcccttcccttcccttcccttcccttcccttcccttcccttcccttcccttcccttcccttcccttcccttccctcagtCAGTAGCGGTCCCACTGATGTTTGAACAATCAAATTTTTACCCGTTTTGGTTAATTTTGTGCTACTTTAATTGTTGTTACAGGACatttaatggggaaaaaaagcactggAGATTTTCCTTATGattttgaagaagaaaacaagacaCCATTTTCAGCattacctgaaaatatcaagCAGCTGGAAGAGTATCTGCGATGGGAAGAAATCTCAAAATATTTGCTAAGGCTGctggaaaggaatgaaaataaaagtggtCACTTTTCAAAAGGAGGGCTCCCCTGGTACACCAGGAACACCTGGGAGACAGATGACAATAGCAGTTGGAAACATGTAAGTAAGATAAATCCTGTAAAGAAAATCCATGTGTTCAGGTTTTGGTTTACAGAATCATATCAGCTTCCTCTGACTGGTGGATTgttcagaaaagcagcagaaacacaTCTCATGTATTAGACATTCAGTACAATAAGACTCTTCTCTTGATTGCAGATTGTCACTCACCGATTGTATTTTCAGTGACTTCATTTGCTAGTGGGCACAAACACGGCATGCATTCGGCAGATTTTAGTGCCTGGGTTCCCTTCCAGCTGCTTGGTTGGgccattctttttctttttctttttctttttctttttctttttctttttctttttctttttctttttctttttctttttctttttctttttctttttctttttctttttctttttctttttctttttctttttctttttctttttctttttcttttctcacatTAGCGGCACATATTGCCCAGCAAAGCCAAGCTGGGGTGAAAGGCAAGTGTGAGGGCAGGAGGAAGCCCATCACACTGAGGATGTTCTGCCTTGAGCTAAGTAAAGCCACAGGGCTGCAGATTGTTTTCTGGTCCCAGCTTTGTCCCtgtttcctttgccttttctcCAGCCCATGGGGCTGGCTATTGCTGTGGTCATTCCTGGGTTTGCTAAAGGAGTCTGGGGTTACTGATAAGCTGCCCCTCCTCATCCCTGAAGCTGATGTGCTTCCTAGTGCTGTTGCACAAGACAACAAGGTTTTGGAACAGATTAATCCCTATTGTTTTGGGAAATCCTGTAAAATACACTGGGAAGGATAACAGTGAGGTTTTACAGAAAGTAGTTGGGGTCTAATGTAAATCACAGGATCCACaagaaaattcctttccttATAATACCTCAGCCACAGTCATGGTGATAAAGCTTCAGAATTCTTTTGGGTGACCATGAAATGGAATAAAAAGATTAATACATCCTCTTAAAGATATCAATGGGAAGAATTTTTCCTTCCCGTATTCTACTGCAATATGATGTCATTAATATTCCTGGGCTAACTTCAGCCTTGTTTCCCTCCTGAAATCCTGGTGCAATCAAATCAGTGACTACTTAGGCTTTTATTTGAATGTGGGCAAAAATGCACCCTTTAAATTAAGCTATGATTTAAGTCTCTCACACAGCGATATGAATGCTGCCCACAGGTTTCTTTCTGGCTGTAGCTCTGTGATAGTGATGCATCATAGTAACTGGTTATTAATACTATCTAAAAGCAAAACTATTTATTCCATCTTCGGTTCTGCAGTGTGCAGCTTTGTAATCAAATTAAATGAACAAATTCCATTATTTAATGTAAAGAGGGAAATGTTCTGACTTCTAAAAGTATCTGTCAATAAATCCTGCTTGGAAGTTGCCTCCAATAAGTTGAATCATACCCATATGTGTGTATTTCCACCGTAAATTAACATCCACATTTCTGTGGTCAGACATCGGACATCCTTATGGAGTAATCAGGTTATTGCCTTAAGCATCCAGATTTCTGCAAGGATTATTAGAAACCAGCTCATGTTTTTCCTGTGACTAAGATAGAGGACAACTTGCAGAACCTCTACAAGTTCATTTGGCCATAGAACCTTTGATGCCCATCATTCAACAGTTTCTTTGTCTCCACCCTGAAGCTAAATCTAATTAAAGGATCTGTAACTGTGCTTTCATGTTGTTGGACACGACCATCTGATGATACACAGCCTAGACAGGATATGATGTCCTGTTTTCCCCTTGGCTTCAAGAAAGCACCTGAAATTTAAGGTATTTCTGAGATCTTCCTTCTAGATGAAGAAAACATGAAGATCAAAAGGAATATGCTTTACTCTTTTGAGGGCCACGATAGTTTCCtaaacatttaaataattaaaattatttttcattttaaagttattttggACAAAAGAGGCCTTATTTATAAAGGTGGATCTCTGATATAGGGAATGGGACATTCCCTGTAGTGTGCATAGTGGTACAAACGCATAACTGGCCTTTGGGCCAGTTTTGTGTAGATTTTTCAGGCCATGAGGGGCTTCATGTGCACAGACTTTGGTTAGGTAACACCTTGGGGTAAGGTGCTGCTGTACCCCAGCTGTGGAAGGTGTCCACGCACGGGAGAGGATTGCCAGCTACAGGAAGCTGAGGATGATGGCACAGCATGTCCAGAAAATTTGTCCTCGGCATGAAATACTTTTCCAGGCATATTTCATGTGAGTTTGGAACAGAAACTTTTTCTCGGAGGAACCAGATAGCAGATTTGCAGCGGGTTActgttccctgtgcagtggCCTGTTGGACTGAGACACTAAATGTGACCAAAGCAGGTAAATGAtgagccctgctgccagcttctGCAATGTCTGTGCCAGGAGCACGTGCCCTCCGAGGGCTGCAGTTCCCCTGCACTGTCCATGAGAGATGCCAGCCGCGaggagcctgccctgcctgcagccctgtgctcctcctgctgcacacGGCAAACGCTGCCTGTGCTGCAACAAACTGACTCCAACAACTTTGCTTCACGGATGCTTTCAAATTTACCTGATTTAATGTAAAGcttgaattttaaatttagGATCAGGAAGCCCCAAAGCTAGAAGTAAACACAGATGAGTACCTCAGGTAACTCAGCTCAGGGTCTCTCTTATTAGCCCAAATCATCCAGTGCATCACCACTGATGCTCACACTGGGCTGCACATTTCTTAAGAATAAAAGAATTATTTCTAAAGGACTCACTCAGAGGAGGGAAATAGCTGTAACACACAAATAGTCAGAAAATGGAAGAGGTGAGCCCAATACTTCTTGGGATTTGACTTAGGGTGGTGCACctgtgttattttattttcagtaaatgCCTTGCCTGCTCTTTATTCTGTGAATAAATTACGGTTAATGTAGTTAAAGGGGAGGCAAATCTCTCCTGCAAGTTGGACTAAGTGCAAAAGTAAGTtggaaaataaactttaaattGTTTCTATTAGTTGGCTTTTTCACACTAATGAGACAGGATATAAATGAGATGGCACACAGAATTATCTGGGAGAATGACTTTCCTCCTACTTTGGCAGTTGCTTATTACACTAACCAAGACAAATGGGGTCTGTTTCAGAAAGATTATTAGGAATATGTTTGTTATGTGAATGCACAGAGCAGTTATCTATTAGGTTTATTAACTTATAGAAGGTTTATTATCTTAGTGAATTACTTTTTCCAGGACTGGTCTATAActaatatattttcctttttttagatGATGGACTATCTGCTTCAAGTTGTGAATATGAAAGAGAGCACTCCAAGCTGAAAGAAGATCGCTAAATCATGAAGAAATTGAATACTTTCTGTAAGAGACTATATTTCACAAGCACTTGATTGTATCAGATAATCAACACGGTCACTTTTCTGTACACAAGAATTCCTTTGTGTAAAGTACTTAAATACACATATTCTT
Encoded here:
- the GRP gene encoding gastrin-releasing peptide, producing MRGGRPAALPLLALLALLTARGGAAPLQPGGTPALTKIYPRGSHWAVGHLMGKKSTGDFPYDFEEENKTPFSALPENIKQLEEYLRWEEISKYLLRLLERNENKSGHFSKGGLPWYTRNTWETDDNSSWKHMMDYLLQVVNMKESTPS